The DNA sequence CACGCGTACGCGTGGGGCATGAACTGGACACCAGGTCGCAAGTAGTCAGCCCTCGTCGGGCACCGCATCCGGACGTGTGTAGGTGCGGCCCTTCCAGGCCGCGCCGCGCCCCCGGTAGTGCTGCACCGCGGAATCGACCGTCATCAGGAGATAGAGGAACGCGGTGAGCGGCAGCAGGGGAGCGAGCCACAGCGGCTGGCGGTAGTAGCGGAGCATCGGCACATACGTCCCCGTCATCACCAGCCACGCAAGGCCGCCGACGACCGCCGTCACCGTGTCCCCGCCCGCCGGCCCCGCGACCACGGCCACGGGCGGCACCAGATAGACCAGCGCGAGCCCGGCGACCGTCCCGGCCAGCAGCAGCGGGTTGTGCCGCAACTGTGCGTACGCACTGCGCGAGACCATGCGCCACAGATCGCGCAGCCGCGGATACGGGCGCACGCTGTCCACCCGCTCGGCCAGCCCCAGCCAGATGTGGCCGCCGCCGCCCTTGACGGCCCGCGCGAGCGCCACGTCGTCGATGACGGCGTGCCGGATGGCGTCGGGAATCCGCGCCCGCTCGGCCGTCTCGGCACGCAGCAGGACGCAGCCGCCCGCCGCGGCCGCCGTCCGCGTCCCCTTCTTGCCGATCCGGCGGAACGGATACAGCTGCGCGAAGAAGTACACGAAGGCGGGTACGACCAGCCGCTCCCACAGACTCTCCACGCGCAGC is a window from the Streptomyces sp. NBC_00299 genome containing:
- a CDS encoding glycosyltransferase — its product is MSAIAWTAAGSLAAWLWLLLCQGFFWRTDVRLPQRTQPDRWPSVCIVVPARDEAAVLPASLPSLLAQDYPGHAEIFLIDDGSSDRTGGLARELARRYGGLPLTVDSPGEPPAGWTGKLWAVRHGIGLARARDPEYLLLTDADIAHAPDSLRELVAAARTGGFDAVSLMARLRVESLWERLVVPAFVYFFAQLYPFRRIGKKGTRTAAAAGGCVLLRAETAERARIPDAIRHAVIDDVALARAVKGGGGHIWLGLAERVDSVRPYPRLRDLWRMVSRSAYAQLRHNPLLLAGTVAGLALVYLVPPVAVVAGPAGGDTVTAVVGGLAWLVMTGTYVPMLRYYRQPLWLAPLLPLTAFLYLLMTVDSAVQHYRGRGAAWKGRTYTRPDAVPDEG